A portion of the Algimonas porphyrae genome contains these proteins:
- a CDS encoding AMP nucleosidase yields MTEIETRPQTDPTERVFTNADKAADRLIELYEEQVDLLQTRFETYADGRIEELGEVHAVYPEIRLSIPAEEAIMTSNLALGRVASRHEFTATITQPRLFRRYLVQQLEKVMTQFSAQIRIGLSDSPIPLNFALESATTGLTLKSRQMLQTYFYTPNLVATNDAIVDGKQILNRADAMPLSLFTAERTDYSLHRIRHYTATQPEDFQNYILFTNYQRYVDEFVEWGVEEVKAGRATKLVEPGGRVTGPDGKPSCEPIAKVPQMPAYHLVRDGHRGVTLVNIGVGPSNAKTITDHLAVLRPHVWLMIGHCGALRRTQRLGDYVLAHAYLRKDQVLDHVLPPHIPLPTLAEVQLSLTEAVQQETGVEEAELKQMVRTGTVVTTDDRNWELNFEEYALDLNKSRAIAIDMESATVAANGYRYRVPYGTLLCASDRPLHGEIKLPGMADAFYQERVGQHLQIGLRAIEILRQESDRGSLHSRKLRSFNEPLFR; encoded by the coding sequence ATGACAGAGATAGAAACACGTCCCCAGACCGACCCAACAGAACGCGTTTTCACTAATGCGGATAAGGCCGCAGACCGGCTGATCGAACTGTATGAAGAACAGGTCGACCTGTTGCAGACGCGCTTCGAAACCTATGCGGATGGCCGCATTGAAGAGCTGGGCGAGGTTCACGCGGTTTATCCGGAAATCCGCCTATCCATCCCAGCCGAAGAAGCGATCATGACCAGCAACCTGGCGCTCGGTCGCGTTGCCAGCCGCCACGAATTTACCGCGACCATCACGCAACCGCGACTGTTTCGCCGCTATCTGGTGCAACAGCTGGAAAAGGTGATGACGCAATTTTCTGCCCAGATCCGCATCGGCCTGTCCGACAGTCCGATCCCGCTCAATTTCGCCTTGGAGTCGGCGACGACCGGCTTGACCCTGAAATCGCGGCAAATGCTGCAGACCTATTTCTACACGCCGAATCTGGTCGCAACGAATGACGCCATCGTCGACGGCAAACAGATCCTCAACCGTGCGGACGCAATGCCGTTATCGCTGTTTACAGCTGAGCGGACCGATTATTCCCTGCATCGCATCCGGCACTATACCGCCACACAGCCTGAGGATTTTCAGAACTATATTCTGTTCACCAACTATCAGCGTTATGTCGATGAGTTTGTCGAATGGGGCGTTGAAGAGGTCAAAGCCGGTCGCGCGACAAAGCTGGTCGAACCGGGCGGACGCGTTACGGGACCGGATGGCAAACCATCCTGCGAGCCGATTGCCAAGGTTCCGCAAATGCCAGCCTACCATCTGGTTCGTGATGGCCATCGGGGCGTGACACTAGTCAATATCGGCGTCGGACCGTCCAACGCGAAAACGATCACTGACCACCTGGCCGTCCTGCGCCCCCATGTCTGGCTGATGATCGGCCATTGCGGTGCTCTGCGACGGACCCAGCGACTGGGCGACTATGTCCTGGCCCATGCATATTTGCGCAAGGATCAGGTGCTGGACCATGTCCTGCCGCCCCACATCCCTTTGCCGACACTGGCAGAAGTGCAGTTATCCCTGACCGAAGCCGTTCAGCAGGAAACCGGCGTCGAAGAAGCTGAGCTGAAGCAGATGGTACGCACCGGCACGGTCGTGACCACTGACGACCGGAACTGGGAGCTGAATTTCGAGGAATATGCGCTCGACCTGAACAAGTCCCGCGCCATCGCCATCGATATGGAATCCGCAACCGTTGCCGCCAATGGTTATCGCTACCGCGTACCCTACGGCACTCTGCTTTGCGCCTCTGACCGTCCGCTGCACGGCGAAATCAAACTCCCCGGCATGGCCGATGCATTCTATCAGGAACGCGTCGGGCAGCATCTGCAAATCGGTCTGCGCGCCATCGAAATCCTGCGTCAGGAATCCGATAGGGGGTCGCTCCATTCGCGCAAACTGCGCAGCTTCAATGAACCGCTCTTTCGCTAG
- a CDS encoding glycoside hydrolase family 3 protein — MYKYSLLLGAAVCFGLSACAETTPVSTVSAIEMAGADTSVESRAARILAAMTVEEKVGQVIQADIASITPEEVGQYNLGSVLNGGNSAPGGGKVADPQAWVDLADAFWTASTDTTDGGLGIPAIWGTDAVHGHNNLQTATIFPHNSALGAANDPDLMREIGDVTAREIRATGIDWTFAPTLAVALDDRWGRAYESYSENPAIVASFAGPLVEGLQGLQGEDDFMIGENVMATAKHFIGDGGTQLGIDKGDTVGDLKTILDIHGAGYGPAIAAGVQSVMSSFSSVNGEKMHGSRQFLNDILRGEMGFDGFVVGDWNGHAEVPGCTATDCPEALMAGIDMYMAPDSWRGLYESLLDQVGSGEVPMARLDEAVTRILEVKIRSGLLAAGLPSERAATDVSLLGSADHRDVARRAVRQSLVLLKHENDVLPLQPGTNVLISGSGADSMEQQTGGWTLNWQGTGNANEEFLTGETIASGLTDAIEAIGGTATLSEDGTFDTAPDVAIVVFGEQPYAEYKGDVSDLVYEFEGGENLALLRSLQTQGIPVVAVFLTGRPLFMNAHINASDAFVVGWLPGSEGGGVADVLVADSAGEMRHDFTGRLSFSWPDNGVGEPINAADDPGVLFPFGYGLAYGDDGELSGLTEDPGVAATGQSFNGAILSRGDTAAGFQVYVGDSSNLNTPINGLAGESLGGAVTVAGVDYRAQEDARRIAWSGNGEGAFRLASGRSVDLSAFEDQILRLTWRIDQPPEGEVTLGMSCGEGCQGAVDISEALNTAPLNEWTETDVPVSCLVDAGLALENVQNALAITTASAAQISLHDVRFAQGDGSASCP; from the coding sequence ATGTATAAATATAGTTTGCTATTAGGCGCGGCAGTCTGCTTTGGACTGTCGGCTTGCGCGGAGACTACACCCGTCTCCACGGTGAGTGCCATCGAAATGGCTGGGGCCGATACATCTGTCGAATCGAGAGCCGCCCGTATCCTGGCCGCCATGACGGTCGAAGAGAAGGTCGGTCAAGTCATCCAGGCTGATATTGCATCGATCACACCCGAAGAGGTCGGGCAATATAATCTCGGTTCTGTTTTGAACGGCGGCAACTCCGCGCCCGGCGGCGGCAAGGTCGCTGACCCTCAAGCCTGGGTCGACCTGGCCGATGCATTCTGGACCGCATCGACGGACACGACGGATGGCGGCCTTGGCATCCCGGCGATATGGGGCACGGACGCTGTTCACGGTCATAATAATCTGCAAACGGCGACAATCTTTCCTCATAATTCGGCCTTGGGTGCGGCCAATGATCCAGACCTGATGCGTGAAATCGGTGATGTGACGGCCCGAGAAATCCGCGCCACCGGAATCGACTGGACTTTTGCTCCGACCCTCGCCGTGGCACTCGATGACCGATGGGGCCGTGCCTATGAAAGCTATTCCGAAAACCCCGCGATTGTGGCGTCCTTTGCCGGACCATTGGTCGAAGGCCTTCAGGGGCTACAGGGTGAAGATGATTTCATGATCGGTGAAAATGTCATGGCCACGGCCAAGCATTTCATCGGCGATGGCGGGACGCAGCTTGGAATCGACAAAGGGGACACGGTTGGTGACCTGAAAACCATTTTGGACATTCACGGAGCCGGTTACGGCCCGGCTATTGCTGCGGGCGTACAGTCCGTCATGTCATCTTTTTCCAGCGTAAACGGCGAAAAGATGCACGGATCCCGTCAGTTTTTGAACGACATTCTGCGCGGAGAGATGGGATTTGACGGCTTTGTCGTCGGTGACTGGAACGGCCACGCGGAAGTTCCGGGCTGCACGGCGACGGATTGTCCAGAGGCGCTGATGGCAGGGATCGACATGTATATGGCCCCTGACAGCTGGCGCGGTCTTTATGAATCACTGCTTGATCAGGTCGGCTCCGGCGAGGTCCCCATGGCACGTCTCGACGAGGCCGTAACACGGATCCTGGAAGTCAAAATCCGCTCCGGTCTTTTGGCGGCCGGGTTGCCATCGGAGCGCGCTGCCACCGATGTCTCCCTGCTTGGCAGTGCCGATCATCGCGACGTCGCCAGGCGCGCCGTCCGGCAATCGCTTGTTCTGTTGAAACATGAGAATGATGTGCTTCCCTTGCAGCCCGGAACGAACGTCTTGATTAGCGGCAGCGGTGCAGACTCCATGGAACAGCAGACGGGCGGCTGGACCTTGAACTGGCAAGGCACAGGCAATGCCAATGAAGAATTTCTGACGGGCGAGACGATTGCGTCGGGTCTGACAGATGCGATCGAAGCCATTGGCGGGACGGCGACCCTGTCAGAAGACGGCACCTTCGACACGGCTCCAGATGTCGCAATCGTCGTGTTCGGCGAACAGCCCTATGCGGAATATAAGGGAGATGTCTCCGACCTTGTCTATGAATTTGAAGGCGGGGAAAACCTCGCCCTGCTCCGCTCGTTGCAAACGCAGGGCATTCCCGTCGTTGCCGTCTTTCTGACCGGTCGCCCGCTCTTTATGAACGCCCACATCAATGCCTCCGACGCCTTCGTTGTCGGGTGGTTGCCGGGTTCGGAAGGTGGGGGCGTTGCCGACGTTCTGGTCGCGGACAGCGCAGGCGAGATGCGGCACGACTTCACGGGACGTCTGTCATTCTCCTGGCCTGACAATGGCGTGGGAGAACCGATCAATGCAGCTGATGACCCGGGCGTTCTGTTCCCGTTCGGTTACGGACTGGCTTACGGCGATGATGGCGAACTCAGCGGTTTAACCGAAGACCCCGGTGTAGCGGCAACCGGCCAGTCCTTTAATGGCGCGATCCTGTCACGCGGCGATACGGCTGCTGGTTTTCAAGTCTATGTCGGCGACTCGTCCAATCTCAATACGCCCATCAACGGGTTGGCCGGTGAAAGCCTTGGCGGCGCCGTGACGGTCGCAGGTGTCGATTACCGCGCGCAGGAAGACGCTCGCCGCATTGCCTGGTCAGGCAATGGCGAAGGGGCGTTCCGGCTTGCATCCGGACGGTCTGTCGATCTGTCGGCCTTTGAAGATCAGATTCTTCGTCTGACATGGCGCATCGATCAGCCACCCGAAGGGGAAGTCACACTGGGCATGAGTTGTGGTGAGGGTTGTCAGGGCGCGGTCGACATCAGCGAGGCCCTGAACACAGCGCCGTTGAATGAATGGACGGAGACAGACGTTCCTGTCAGCTGTCTTGTCGATGCCGGGCTCGCGCTAGAAAACGTTCAGAACGCTCTCGCAATCACCACGGCCTCAGCCGCTCAGATCAGTCTTCACGATGTGCGATTTGCACAGGGAGACGGATCGGCAAGCTGCCCCTGA
- a CDS encoding SLC5 family protein — MELNSIQVLVFLGLTGLIAAATWWFCRDSIGRGEGENAESDYFLAGGSLKWYFVAGSITLTNLSTDQLVGMNGAQMALLAWWELAAVVGLFMLALIFIPVYYKYNCTTTTELLERRYENPHIRALISVLFLLGNVGIFLPAILYGGSLFMINLFDLDISLYIIAALFAVVGAAYAIFGGLRAVAVSDTFSGVLLLGLAILVTVIALNAIGWDLSGVPKERLTLIGAPDSDIPFATLFTGMLFIQMFYWSTNQTITQRAMASPTVREAQKGIFAAAAIRLLIVPPIIVLPGIVAFKLYGDVGDTAYGQLVGDILPAFLSGAFAAAIAAAVLTTFNSILNASAALWVMDIHETYVNKKPNVRRLSFWVSVVMVLMSFALIPVFNNPEASIINTVQQLYGLLSMPILSAFIVGLLFRNVSANAMIASVIAGVLFYGWATNPFGGTPGIDLHYIHVMAICLIGGVAFALLLSTLLGRRPIWDAHRVFSRSPEAMTPIDG, encoded by the coding sequence GTGGAACTCAATTCGATACAGGTACTGGTCTTTCTCGGTCTGACCGGACTCATTGCTGCGGCAACTTGGTGGTTCTGTCGGGATTCCATCGGGCGCGGTGAGGGTGAGAATGCAGAAAGCGACTACTTTCTCGCAGGCGGAAGCCTGAAATGGTATTTTGTCGCCGGGTCGATTACGCTGACCAATCTCTCGACTGACCAGCTGGTCGGCATGAATGGCGCGCAGATGGCGCTTCTCGCTTGGTGGGAGTTGGCTGCCGTTGTTGGCCTGTTCATGCTCGCCCTGATCTTCATCCCGGTTTATTACAAATATAATTGCACGACGACGACCGAACTGCTCGAACGGCGCTACGAGAATCCGCATATCCGCGCTCTGATCTCGGTGCTTTTTCTGTTGGGCAATGTCGGCATTTTCCTGCCTGCCATTCTCTATGGGGGATCGCTTTTCATGATCAATCTGTTCGATCTGGACATCAGCCTCTATATCATCGCAGCCCTGTTTGCAGTGGTCGGCGCGGCCTACGCCATTTTTGGCGGGCTGCGCGCCGTCGCCGTCTCGGACACGTTTTCAGGCGTTCTTCTATTGGGTCTTGCCATCCTCGTGACTGTGATCGCTCTGAACGCTATCGGCTGGGACCTGTCAGGGGTTCCGAAGGAAAGGCTGACGCTGATCGGTGCGCCGGATAGTGACATCCCCTTTGCGACGCTGTTCACCGGCATGCTGTTCATTCAGATGTTCTACTGGTCGACCAATCAGACGATCACACAGCGCGCCATGGCGTCTCCAACTGTTCGCGAGGCTCAAAAAGGTATTTTTGCCGCCGCTGCGATCCGCCTTTTGATCGTGCCGCCAATTATCGTGCTGCCCGGTATTGTGGCGTTCAAACTCTATGGAGACGTCGGCGATACAGCCTATGGGCAACTGGTCGGAGACATTCTGCCGGCCTTTCTGTCAGGGGCTTTCGCAGCCGCGATCGCTGCTGCGGTTCTGACGACGTTCAACTCGATTCTGAACGCCTCGGCTGCGCTCTGGGTGATGGATATTCACGAGACCTATGTAAACAAAAAACCTAATGTGCGCCGCCTGTCGTTCTGGGTTTCGGTTGTCATGGTGTTGATGAGCTTTGCCCTGATCCCGGTTTTCAACAATCCGGAAGCATCGATCATCAATACGGTGCAGCAGCTTTACGGCCTTCTCTCCATGCCGATCCTGTCGGCCTTCATTGTCGGTCTGCTGTTCCGCAATGTCAGTGCCAATGCGATGATCGCCTCTGTCATTGCAGGCGTTCTGTTCTATGGCTGGGCGACCAACCCGTTTGGTGGCACGCCCGGCATTGACCTTCACTATATTCACGTGATGGCGATCTGCCTGATCGGCGGCGTCGCCTTCGCGCTGCTACTGAGCACCCTTTTGGGCCGTCGACCGATCTGGGACGCACACCGCGTCTTTTCACGGTCGCCAGAAGCGATGACACCGATCGATGGCTAG
- a CDS encoding beta-galactosidase, with protein sequence MARTRKPELGVCYYPEHWPETIWADDAQRMVEMGLSWVRIGEFAWSRIETEPGQFEWGWLDRAIKTLGQAGLKVIMSTPTATPPRWMLDRHPDMLAWDAAGRPRTFGSRRHYDFSHAGYRDEAVRITSILGSRYGRDPHIRAWQLDNEYGCHDTTLSYSPVARNAFHSWLEDRYGSIDALNERWGNVFWSMDYQAFDQIELPNLTVTEPNPSHAMDFRRFASDQVVAFNQAKVDALRPLTDAELLHNYMGRITDFDHFDVGQPLDIATWDSYPLGFLEDRSDRDDAFKYAHMRCGDPDFQAFHHDLYRAVGRGRWWVLEQQPGPVNWAPHNPAPAPGMVRLWALEAFAHGAEVVCFFRWRQAPFAQEQNHAGLLRPDGELSEGGREITALAAELDRLPGDELPPARVAIVFDYASQWAWEVQPQDRQFDYFRLVFDIYCGLRRAGLAVDILPPSANNFGDRDLVFIPGLFAWTDALRGVMQNFTERTILGPRTGSRTEDFSVPDDLPPGLSGITVSAVETLRPEAPIELAEAGSLQIWSEQVSTDWVVLERALDDRPVRLRQGTLDYWTGWPDAKALDRWIAQLCEEAGLAMAHQSGSRRIQRIAQGHLAMDYITSQASFIE encoded by the coding sequence ATGGCTAGGACCCGCAAGCCCGAACTCGGCGTCTGCTACTACCCGGAACACTGGCCTGAGACGATCTGGGCGGACGACGCCCAGCGTATGGTCGAAATGGGTCTGTCCTGGGTCCGGATCGGAGAGTTCGCCTGGAGCCGGATCGAGACCGAGCCGGGTCAGTTCGAATGGGGCTGGCTTGACCGCGCGATCAAGACACTCGGACAGGCAGGCCTGAAGGTCATTATGTCGACACCAACGGCTACGCCGCCACGGTGGATGCTAGACCGGCATCCCGACATGCTGGCTTGGGACGCGGCGGGTCGTCCGCGAACATTCGGTTCGCGCCGCCATTATGATTTTTCGCATGCGGGCTATCGTGACGAAGCTGTCCGCATCACGTCCATTCTTGGTAGCCGTTATGGCCGCGACCCGCATATCAGAGCCTGGCAGCTCGACAATGAATATGGCTGTCACGATACGACGCTCTCCTACAGCCCCGTCGCGCGGAATGCGTTTCACAGCTGGCTGGAAGACAGATACGGATCGATCGACGCGCTGAATGAACGCTGGGGCAATGTATTCTGGTCGATGGATTATCAGGCGTTTGATCAGATCGAGCTGCCTAACCTGACGGTGACCGAACCCAATCCGTCTCATGCCATGGATTTCCGGCGTTTCGCATCTGATCAGGTCGTTGCCTTCAATCAGGCGAAAGTGGACGCCCTTCGACCATTGACCGACGCCGAGCTGCTGCACAATTATATGGGTCGGATCACGGATTTCGATCATTTCGACGTCGGCCAGCCTCTCGATATTGCGACATGGGACAGTTACCCGCTCGGCTTTCTCGAAGACCGTTCGGACCGGGACGATGCTTTCAAGTACGCGCATATGCGCTGCGGCGATCCGGATTTTCAGGCCTTTCATCACGATCTGTACCGTGCCGTGGGGCGGGGGAGGTGGTGGGTGCTGGAACAGCAGCCGGGACCCGTGAACTGGGCACCGCACAACCCCGCTCCGGCCCCGGGTATGGTCCGCCTCTGGGCCTTGGAAGCCTTTGCGCACGGCGCAGAAGTCGTCTGTTTTTTCCGGTGGCGACAAGCGCCTTTCGCCCAGGAACAGAACCATGCTGGTCTATTGCGTCCGGACGGCGAATTATCAGAGGGCGGACGCGAGATCACAGCCCTCGCCGCAGAACTCGACCGATTGCCGGGAGACGAACTACCGCCTGCACGGGTTGCGATCGTCTTTGACTATGCTTCGCAATGGGCGTGGGAGGTGCAGCCGCAGGACCGGCAGTTTGATTATTTCCGGCTTGTCTTCGACATTTATTGCGGTTTGCGACGCGCGGGACTCGCGGTCGACATTCTGCCGCCCTCCGCCAATAATTTCGGCGACCGGGATCTGGTCTTCATTCCAGGCCTCTTTGCATGGACCGATGCGCTGCGCGGTGTGATGCAGAACTTTACGGAGCGGACGATCCTCGGCCCCCGCACAGGCTCGCGCACGGAGGATTTTTCCGTGCCAGATGATCTGCCGCCGGGACTATCCGGTATCACGGTGAGCGCCGTTGAAACACTGCGCCCCGAAGCACCCATCGAGCTGGCTGAGGCCGGATCGCTGCAAATCTGGTCGGAGCAGGTCAGCACGGACTGGGTCGTTCTTGAGCGCGCACTCGATGATCGACCGGTCCGCCTTCGGCAAGGGACGCTGGATTACTGGACTGGGTGGCCGGATGCGAAGGCTCTCGACCGCTGGATCGCGCAACTCTGCGAGGAGGCTGGACTTGCCATGGCCCATCAATCCGGCAGCCGACGCATTCAGCGCATAGCGCAGGGTCACTTGGCGATGGATTATATTACATCACAGGCGTCTTTTATCGAATAA
- a CDS encoding LacI family DNA-binding transcriptional regulator produces the protein MATISEVAERAGVSVKTVSRVMNDYQHISEKTRTKVNKAMEELSYAPSSIARQMRLGDTQSIGMLYGDPSSGYQARLNHAVLKACSDARRYLAVEFFDEADPDWRRQLEAFLDRTKVRNLILVPPMCDSSELHSLLRERDVRTVLISPSRQISGSSSIAMDDRQAAMEMTNHFITLGHKNIAHISGDPGHVVTLLRKQGFREALKSAKISLRPDNIIAAESFRFKDAMACAETLLSRPDRPTAIFACNDEMAAAVIMVANRLGISVPGELSVAGFDNTPISETLWPSLTTVAQPFSQIAYEAVKLVSRRTGGDSNVSATHVLPHDILIRESTGPAPS, from the coding sequence ATGGCTACAATCAGTGAGGTCGCAGAACGCGCCGGGGTTTCCGTGAAGACGGTTTCGCGGGTGATGAACGACTATCAGCACATCAGCGAGAAAACGCGCACGAAGGTCAATAAGGCGATGGAAGAGCTGAGCTATGCGCCCAGTTCGATCGCGCGGCAAATGCGTCTCGGCGATACGCAGAGCATCGGTATGCTCTACGGTGATCCCAGCAGTGGCTATCAGGCTCGGCTCAACCATGCCGTCCTGAAAGCCTGCTCGGATGCGCGTCGTTATCTCGCTGTCGAGTTTTTCGATGAGGCCGATCCGGATTGGCGGCGCCAACTCGAAGCGTTTCTTGATCGAACAAAGGTGCGTAACCTTATCCTGGTTCCGCCCATGTGCGATTCGTCTGAACTGCATAGTTTGCTACGCGAAAGAGACGTTCGCACAGTCCTGATTTCGCCCTCGCGGCAGATTTCGGGTTCCAGTTCGATCGCCATGGATGATCGGCAGGCGGCCATGGAAATGACCAATCATTTCATAACGTTAGGGCATAAAAATATTGCACATATTTCGGGCGACCCCGGGCATGTGGTGACTCTATTGCGCAAACAGGGATTTCGCGAAGCACTCAAATCTGCCAAGATTTCGCTACGACCCGACAATATCATCGCGGCTGAAAGTTTCCGTTTCAAGGATGCCATGGCGTGTGCGGAAACGCTCCTGTCGCGCCCTGATCGCCCAACGGCTATCTTTGCCTGCAATGACGAAATGGCTGCTGCTGTCATCATGGTGGCGAACCGTCTGGGCATTTCCGTGCCCGGTGAATTATCGGTTGCCGGTTTCGACAACACGCCGATTTCGGAAACGCTCTGGCCATCATTGACAACCGTCGCCCAGCCTTTCTCTCAAATCGCCTATGAAGCGGTGAAGCTAGTCAGCCGCCGAACCGGAGGCGATTCGAATGTGTCGGCGACCCATGTGCTGCCGCATGACATCCTGATCCGCGAATCGACGGGGCCCGCGCCCAGCTGA
- a CDS encoding S46 family peptidase, with amino-acid sequence MLRVSTRTKLLLSTLLAVSLAPALTAHAVEGMFTPDQLPEIAKDLRKKGLKLDTRDLADLTGFPMGAVVSLGGCTASFVSPQGLVVTNHHCAYGSIQYNSTEEQNYLEEGFLAANFEAELPAAPGSRVYVTVDLDDVTSDVTGGLDGSLSGEERFAAIDSARKAIVAECETDEGHRCRVASFYGGLQYKLIKQLEIKDVRLAYAPAGPIGKYGGDIDNWMWPRHTGDFAFYRAYVSPDGKSADYSEDNIPFEPDHHLKVSGAGLDDGDFVMVAGYPGSTSRYARLAQVENTFDWSYPTWQGLLDNWIAAIEGASEPGSDARIKYQSRLASLNNFNKNLGGQIEGARRVGLVDRRAEREAALNAWIAKEAPDAGYAEAIAALDALSEESATAARSSYWYNNATRPQLLGTAQRLYRLSHERMKPDAEREGGYQERDMTRMTQGMTAMDRRYDPAVDKAEWMVFLNGYMAQPAAERVAALDSALGLRDGMSDAEMSALLDRYYADTSLDDLDTRLGLMDATPDALEASNDPFMRLAVALYDYERAMEAASKDRSGRRASLQPKYMEAIIAWQKDQGFTAYPDANSTLRVTYGTVMGGSPKDGMRYDPFTTLQGITEKDTGDDPFNSPQKQLDLIDAEEYGAYELDSIDSVPVNFLTDLDSTGGNSGSATLNAKGELVGLLFDGTIESVNSDWDFDPRTTRSIHVDSRYMLWVMDKVDNADHLLDEMDVVNARGRSMR; translated from the coding sequence ATGTTGCGCGTGTCCACTCGAACGAAACTTCTTCTCTCAACTCTGCTAGCCGTGAGTCTGGCGCCCGCGCTGACAGCCCATGCCGTCGAAGGCATGTTCACACCGGATCAGTTACCGGAGATCGCAAAGGATCTCCGCAAGAAAGGCCTCAAGCTCGACACGCGCGATCTGGCCGATTTGACGGGTTTTCCGATGGGCGCTGTCGTGTCGCTGGGAGGGTGCACAGCGTCCTTCGTATCGCCGCAGGGGCTGGTCGTGACCAACCACCACTGCGCTTACGGTTCGATCCAGTATAATTCGACGGAAGAGCAGAACTATCTCGAAGAAGGTTTCCTGGCTGCCAACTTCGAAGCTGAGTTACCGGCTGCTCCCGGGTCGCGCGTCTATGTTACGGTTGATCTCGACGATGTGACGAGCGACGTGACGGGCGGTCTCGACGGCTCCCTCTCAGGCGAAGAACGGTTCGCTGCCATCGACTCCGCTCGCAAGGCCATTGTCGCGGAATGCGAAACCGATGAAGGCCATCGCTGTCGCGTCGCGTCCTTTTATGGCGGCTTGCAATATAAGCTGATCAAGCAGCTGGAGATCAAGGATGTCCGTCTGGCCTATGCGCCTGCAGGTCCGATCGGCAAATATGGCGGCGATATCGATAACTGGATGTGGCCGCGTCATACGGGCGATTTCGCCTTCTACCGCGCCTATGTGTCTCCGGACGGCAAGTCCGCCGACTATAGCGAAGACAATATCCCGTTCGAGCCCGATCATCATTTGAAAGTATCCGGCGCGGGCCTTGACGACGGTGATTTCGTCATGGTCGCGGGCTATCCCGGCAGCACGTCGCGCTATGCGCGTCTGGCGCAGGTCGAGAACACGTTCGACTGGAGCTATCCGACTTGGCAGGGTCTGCTGGATAACTGGATTGCAGCCATCGAAGGCGCGTCCGAGCCGGGCAGCGATGCGCGGATCAAATATCAATCGCGTCTGGCGAGCCTCAACAATTTCAACAAGAACCTGGGTGGACAGATCGAAGGCGCCCGCCGTGTCGGGCTGGTGGACCGTCGGGCTGAGCGCGAAGCCGCCCTGAATGCCTGGATCGCCAAGGAAGCACCGGATGCAGGCTACGCTGAAGCTATTGCGGCGCTGGACGCGCTGAGTGAAGAATCGGCAACGGCGGCCCGCTCCAGCTACTGGTATAATAATGCGACCCGCCCGCAGCTCCTCGGTACGGCACAGCGGCTCTATCGTCTGTCACATGAACGAATGAAGCCGGACGCCGAGCGCGAAGGTGGCTATCAGGAGCGTGACATGACGCGGATGACCCAAGGCATGACAGCCATGGATCGCCGCTATGATCCTGCCGTCGACAAGGCTGAATGGATGGTCTTCCTCAACGGCTATATGGCTCAGCCTGCCGCCGAACGCGTTGCGGCTCTTGATAGCGCGCTTGGCCTTCGCGACGGGATGAGCGATGCGGAAATGTCAGCCCTTCTCGATCGCTATTACGCCGACACGTCGCTGGACGATCTCGACACGCGCCTGGGTTTGATGGATGCGACGCCGGACGCTCTAGAAGCGAGCAATGATCCGTTCATGCGTCTGGCTGTTGCGCTTTATGATTATGAGCGGGCGATGGAAGCCGCGTCGAAAGACCGATCCGGCCGTCGCGCTTCGCTGCAGCCGAAATATATGGAAGCCATCATCGCCTGGCAGAAGGATCAGGGCTTCACGGCCTATCCGGATGCCAATTCAACCCTGCGCGTGACCTATGGGACGGTCATGGGAGGGTCGCCCAAGGACGGGATGCGCTACGATCCTTTTACGACGCTGCAGGGCATTACCGAAAAAGATACGGGCGATGACCCTTTCAACTCGCCGCAGAAGCAGCTCGACCTTATCGACGCAGAAGAATACGGTGCCTATGAGCTGGACTCGATCGACTCCGTGCCGGTCAATTTCCTGACCGATCTGGACTCGACGGGCGGCAACTCAGGGTCGGCCACGCTTAACGCCAAGGGCGAGCTGGTGGGTCTGCTGTTTGACGGCACGATCGAAAGTGTGAATTCGGACTGGGATTTCGATCCGCGAACGACGCGGTCGATCCATGTCGACAGCCGCTACATGCTCTGGGTTATGGACAAGGTCGATAATGCCGACCACCTGCTTGACGAAATGGATGTCGTGAATGCGCGCGGACGCAGCATGCGCTAG